A window of Malania oleifera isolate guangnan ecotype guangnan chromosome 5, ASM2987363v1, whole genome shotgun sequence contains these coding sequences:
- the LOC131156004 gene encoding scarecrow-like protein 14 → MGLSSLPPEQAPEYLAPTSTANPDVDSAVDDGFSDSVFQYIEQMLMEDNLDEEGSLLLDPAARRAVEKPLYEAMGKKYPPSPAHPRSPGCPNNISPDCNGTTSNCSVSPSNTSEMKGGLSGTFEMHPPFLSTLNFWTTISGDEYKLQFQRGQEEASKFLPRGNLLLVNLENSNTKLTPKSSKDEDSPDAKEDDREYSPVVVRGKKNHQREDTDEEEGRRRKQLVVSGEEDELSEMLDNVFLFPDSSASESLPVQNVEACGFNPGKGAKRTGNEELVDLRAYLVMCAQDIAAEDWRTANQRLKQIRQHSSPFGDGFQRCAHYFANALEARLAGTGNQIFAALVSKVPSAAAMLKAYRSIVSVCPLRKISFYFANHHIMNLAKKARVIHIIDYGIHYGFQWPMIIQDLSTMVSGPPMLRVTGIEFPTQGFCSGRIVEDTGRRLATYCKRFNVPFEYNSIAKKWETIEVNDLMIDKNEVIIVNCLFRLEYVFDETITLNSPRNVILNLIRKINPNIFIHGICNGNYNIPFFVTRFRETLFYYLTVFDTMETNLPRESQDRLIFEREFYGMVIMNIIACEGSMRFCRPQTYKQWKVQIMKAGFRQLRLDTKLMNTLRAKVKSNYHKDFLIDKDDQWVLQGWKGRVLNALSCWVSNDS, encoded by the coding sequence ATGGGTTTGTCTTCCCTTCCACCGGAGCAAGCCCCGGAGTATTTGGCTCCGACGTCGACTGCGAATCCGGATGTAGATTCCGCCGTCGACGATGGCTTTTCTGATTCAGTTTTCCAATACATAGAGCAAATGCTTATGGAAGACAACCTGGACGAGGAGGGGAGCTTGTTGCTCGACCCTGCGGCTCGCCGAGCTGTCGAGAAACCGTTGTACGAAGCTATGGGTAAGAAGTATCCTCCCTCCCCTGCCCACCCACGAAGTCCCGGCTGTCCTAATAATATTTCCCCGGATTGTAATGGTACAACTAGCAATTGTTCTGTTTCTCCGTCCAACACTTCAGAAATGAAAGGCGGGCTCAGTGGGACTTTCGAAATGCATCCGCCTTTTTTAAGTACACTTAATTTTTGGACTACTATTAGCGGGGACGAGTACAAATTGCAGTTTCAAAGAGGCCAAGAGGAAGCTAGCAAGTTCCTTCCTCGTGGAAATCTTCTACTTGTTAATTTGGAAAACTCTAACACCAAGTTAACTCCAAAGTCGTCCAAGGACGAAGACAGTCCTGATGCAAAGGAGGATGACAGGGAGTATTCGCCTGTTGTCGTGAGGGGAAAGAAGAATCATCAAAGGGAGGATACGGATGAAGAAGAAGGGAGGAGAAGAAAGCAATTGGTGGTTTCGGGCGAAGAGGACGAGTTATCAGAGATGCTTGACAATGTTTTTCTCTTTCCAGACAGTAGTGCAAGCGAGTCGTTGCCAGTGCAGAATGTGGAAGCATGTGGTTTTAACCCTGGGAAGGGGGCAAAGAGAACAGGAAATGAAGAGTTAGTTGATTTAAGGGCTTATCTTGTTATGTGTGCACAGGATATCGCTGCTGAAGATTGGAGAACTGCAAATCAACGATTGAAGCAGATTCGGCAGCACTCTTCTCCCTTCGGAGATGGGTTTCAAAGGTGTGCCCACTATTTTGCCAACGCCCTCGAAGCACGCTTGGCGGGCACTGGTAATCAAATTTTTGCTGCTTTGGTATCTAAGGTACCATCAGCTGCGGCCATGCTGAAAGCTTACCGGTCTATTGTTTCAGTCTGTCCACTTAGAAAGATCTCTTTTTATTTTGCCAATCACCACATTATGAATTTAGCCAAAAAGGCTAGGGTGATTCATATTATAGATTATGGTATCCATTATGGGTTCCAATGGCCCATGATTATCCAAGATCTCTCAACCATGGTTAGTGGGCCTCCCATGCTTCGTGTTACGGGTATAGAGTTTCCCACACAAGGTTTTTGCTCAGGAAGAATAGTTGAGGACACTGGCCGCCGTCTAGCAACTTACTGTAAGCGATTTAATGTCCCATTTGAGTATAATTCTATAGCAAAGAAATGGGAAACTATCGAAGTTAATGACCTCATGATTGACAAAAATGAGGTCATCATTGTTAACTGCCTGTTCCGACTGGAGTATGTATTTGACGAGACTATTACATTAAATAGTCCGAGGAATGTTATTCTAAACTTAATCCGAAAGATAAACCCAAATATATTCATTCATGGTATTTGTAATGGAAATTATAATATCCCTTTCTTTGTTACGAGGTTTCGAGAGACACTCTTCTACTACTTGACAGTGTTTGACACGATGGAAACGAATTTACCTCGTGAAAGTCAAGACAGATTGATATTTGAAAGAGAGTTTTATGGGATGGTAATTATGAATATCATAGCATGTGAGGGTTCAATGAGGTTTTGCAGACCCCAAACATACAAGCAATGGAAGGTTCAAATTATGAAAGCTGGGTTTAGGCAGCTCCGACTAGACACAAAACTTATGAATACATTGAGGGCAAAGGTAAAATCTAACTACCACAAAGATTTCTTGATTGATAAAGATGACCAATGGGTGCTACAAGGATGGAAAGGACGAGTTTTGAATGCTCTCTCTTGTTGGGTTTCAAATGATTCTTGA